From the genome of Pseudomonadota bacterium:
ATTACCTATAATTACCAAAAATAACTTTTACTAACCCGTATAGATGATTACCAGTTTAATGAAAAGCCAAAATAATCTTCAGTTTTGTTCACTGCCAGTCACCAGAGACACAATAACCGTTGACAAAACATGAGTTTTATTGCATTATAGTGACCATAAAAATGCAACTACAGGAGGCCTAAGATGGATTTTTACCAGGATTCCAGGAAATTTCTGCAAGAACTTATAGATCAACACCGAATTATAGACGAAACAATCAAGGTTATTTCCGCCAGGACTCTTACCCCTGAAGAGGCTATCGGTGATCCGGAGCGCCAGGACTTCCCATTGCTCAAGGGCAGGGAAGTTATGGTTGAGGCTGTGTTCAAGCAGACCAAAGGACAGGCTTATACTGACATGCCGGGTGAATTTACCGGCTCGGTCAGGGAGCTTCTCACCCTGCCCCTGAAAAATAACTTTCAACGGGCGATGTATATCGCCGGGCTCAATGCCATCATGCGACATTATGACCAGATCTCAAACACAATTCATTGCCGGGATCAGGAACCCGGCATCTGCGCGTCCCAGTTGCCCGGCTATATCAAACAACACTATGGAAAACCAAAAATCGCTTTTATTGGTTTCCAGCCCGCCATGATAGACAAACTTAAGAATTCTTTCGAGCTCAGGGTCATTGACCTTGACGAAGACAACCAGGGCGGGGAAAAATTCGGCCTGACCATTGAGGGACCTGAAAAAACGGAGGAGGTATTGTCCTGGGGAGATATCATCCTGGCCACCGGATCCACCAGTGTCAACGCCACCGCAGACCGGTTTATCCACGACAAACCTGTTGTTTTTTACGGAGTAACCATAGCCGGGATGGCCGCCATCCACAAATTACAACGCTACTGTCCCTGTGCCCACTAAAACGATCTGCATCGATGAAAAAGGTCATTAACATAACTACTGCCAAACATAACCTGCTCAAAATCATCGCTGAGCTGGAAGAGGATATTATCATCACCAGGGATTACCAGCCGGTAGCGATGCTTTCCCCACTGCCCCGAAATACGGCACAGCAGAAGCCGGCCCTGATAGTTTTAGCAGCGAAGCAGTGTGATCGTCACACAAGGAGAGAAAGTATCACCACGATCAATAGATCAGCTATGCTGTTCAACAAAACAATCGTGGTCTACAGCCGGGAAACGGAACCATGCCTGCGTGAATTTGACCATCAGAATCTACTGGTCATTGAAACGGAGAAAAAAGAGCATCCCATTGTTACGTCGCTGAAAGCAGGCATCGCCTGTCTCGATGAAAGCGACAGCTTTTTCATGTTCTCTTTTCTCAACAAACCCATCACCCAGGATACATTTCTGCGACTTACAGCCGCCATCAAAGAAGCAGAAACTGAGAAAAAGGGGATTATCATTCCGGTTTCAGCCGGGAAACCATCGCACCCGCTCATTTTCTCGACCAAATACAAGGCAAATATTATTAAAATACGAAAAGAACTTGGCATACCTCACATTATCAAGCGGCATAAAGAAGATATATTATACGTTAATGTGGAGGGGTGAACCAATGAGGAAGCTGCTTGTTCTTTTACTTTTATCGTTGATTTTTTTTGCCTGCTCCCGGGAAACAAGTGAGAAAAGCCTCCTCATCATGTGCGGCTCCGCCAACAGACCCCCCATGAAGGAAATCGCCGACCTCTATGAACAGGAAACCGGCATCAAGGTATATTTGCTTTACGGCAGCGGGGGAACCTTGCTGTCGCAGATTGAATTGACCAGAAAGGGCGATATTTACCTGCCGGGCTCCCCCGATTACATCATCAAAGCCAGGAATAAAAACCTGATTTTCCCTGACTCCACCCGACAGGTATGCTATCTCATCCCCACCATCATTACCCCGAAGGGAAATCCAAAAGGAATTAGAACTCTTCAGGGTTTAGGCAATAGCGGCATGAAGGTGGGAATCGGCAACCCGGACACCGTTTGTATGGGATTATATGCCCTCGAGCTGCTGGAAAAAAATCACCAGCTCGAACAGGTAATGAAAAATGTGGTGGTTTATGGCGGCAGTTGTTCCAAAACCGCCAATCTGGCAGCCTTGAACAAAGTTGATGCCATTATAGGCTGGCGGGTTTTGCATTTCTGGAACCCGGACAAAATGGATTTTATCCCGTTAGAACCGGAATGTCTCCCCAGGATATCCTATATCCCCATTACTATTCCTGTTTACGCCCAAGATAAAGACGAATCACAGAAATTCATTGATTTCGTCATTTCGGAAAAAGGAAAACAAATCTATCAGAAATGGGGCTACGTGGCGGACAAAGCCATTGCGTTATCGTTTACTGAACACGCCACCATCGGCGGAGAGTGCATCCTGCCGGGAAAATATCTCCAGCTCATCCAAAAACGTTAACAACAGCCGTTAACTGGAAAAAACAAAGCCAACCGCCATGAGCAATAAAATCTTCAATTTGACGTTGAAATTCACGACCTGGCTGCTGGTGGCGATCCTGGTTCTCTTTCTCTGCGCCATCATCAAAGAATTTCTTGTCTCTCAATCGATCCGCCAGCTAAACTTCAACGAAATCCGGTTCGCGGTAAAATTGTCCTTATTGACCGCTACAGCCTCCTCATCGGCGGCAACAATTTTCTCCATCCCCATCGGCTATTATCTCTCCAGATATCATTTCCGCTTCCAGAGCCTGGTCGACACCTTGCTGGACCTGCCGCTGGTCCTGTCCCCCATTGCCTTGGGGGCCATGGTCCTCATTTTTTTAAATACTGATATCGGGCACATAATCGAGAACCTGGCGGGGGGGATTGTTTTCGGGGTTAAAGGCATCATGGTGGCCCAGTTTTTCGTCATCATCGGCCTGGGAATCAGGCAGATAAAGCTAGCCTTTGAAGCCATTGATCCGGAGTTTGAAAACATCGCCCGGACTTTAGGCTGCACGCGATTCAAAACTTTTCAAAAAGTTACCCTGCCGCTGGCTGGCAAGGGAATCCTGTCGGCCTTTCTGCTGGTCTGGGCCCGGGCCGTGGGTGAGTTTGGAGCCACGATCACCATTGCCGGCGCTACCACCATGAAAACCGAAACCATTCCCACGGCTATTTTCCTCAGCTTTGAATCGGCCGACATTCACGGCGCCGCTATCTTCATCCTGATTCTGGTGGCGGTTTCCTTAAGCTTGCTCTACGGCACCAGGAGACTTGCAGCATGAGCCTGGAAATCAGAAATCTCAGCTATGCCGTTGATCAATTTCAATTTACAAAAATTAATCTGACTATTACCGACAAAACCTATTTCGTCCTTTTGGGACCAACCGGCGCCGGCAAGTCAACCCTACTGAAATGCATCCTGGGAATCAACCAGGTTAAAACCGGGGAAATACTTCTTAATGGCAAAAACATCGCCAATCTCGCCGTCGAAAAAAGGAATATCGGCTATCTGCCGCAAAACTGTGCCCTGTTTCCCCACCTGGATGTTCAGGAAAATATCAACTTCGGCATGCGAATGAGAAATTTTCCGGAAACGGAAATAAAGGAAAGAGCGACAGCACTCTTAGCCCTTTTCAATATTAATCATCTTAAGAACCGCAAAACAACGCATCTTTCCGGCGGTGAAAAACAGAAAGTTGCCCTGGCCCGAGCCTTGGCAACCAAACCGGCACTGCTTTTGCTGGATGAACCATTTTCCGCCGTCGATGAGGGAACCAAAAAAAGATTATGGTCTGAATTAAAAAAAATTTTAAAAAACGTCAAAATACCTGTCATTCATGTCACCCACAACTTTGAGGAAGCCTACAGCATGGCTGAACAGATCGGGGTCATGATCGACGGCGGCATCCGGCAGGTTGCAAAGGCACAAACCCTGTTCGAAAGGCCGGCAACCAAAAAAATAGCCGGGTTTTTAAATTACCGGAATTTCTTCTCCGGCGAGGTGCATAAAAAAACAGCCGGCATCTACAGCATCAAAAGTCGGGGAATAAACATAGTTTTCACCAGCGAAACCGAACTTTACGGCATAATAAACCTGTGCATCAGACCCCAGGATATCAAAATCATCAACCCCACCTACCCGGTCAAAGCCGAGCTGGCTGATAATGTGTATGAGGGAATCATCAAGGACATAATCCTCTATCCGGAAAGCGCCCTCCTCTTTGTCAAGGTTGACGGCAGCAGTAGCGATGACTATGATTTCGAGTTGAAATTTCCACTCTATATTTTGAGCAGACACAACCTTTATGAACAGAAAAGGATCAAAATAGCTCTCTGGCAGCCCAATATTATCGTCTTTAAGGACTAGAACTGGAAAAATAACCTTGACAATCTTCTCTTAATTGCGTATTTTGCCAAATAGGTTCTAACTTTCAAGCTGAAACATTTTCATCCGGTATAGAGAATATGATTGTCAACGATCCTGAGCTGAAACACCGGGCCACCGTTTTCAAAGCTCTGGGACATCCCACCAGGCTTTTTATTGCGGAAGAGCTGGGAAAGGGAGAAAGATGTGTCTGCGAACTGACGGAAATGGTCGGTGCCGACACCTCAACAGTTTCGCGGCACTTGTCGGTTTTGCGCAATGCCGGCATAGTCAAGGATGAAAAACGTGGACTACAGGTTTTTTATTCTTTAAAAACCCCCTGCATTCTGGATTTTTCCAACTGCGTCCAGGTCGCGACAACGCAGTCGGTTATTAATTTCCCGACTAATAGATCGTAGACTCTTTTTTTTGCCAACTATTTGCCTAATAAACCAAATAGTCATTTTTAATAAAAGCTGGTCGATTATTTCAGGAGCTGTTTCATGAACTGGAAAAACGAATGGAAGCCACTGGCCATCATTATTGCCGTGTTTCTGGCCTGTTTCTGCCTGCCGGTAGGGAATTCCACCTTTGACCGGGCCATCCTTGAATCCTTTTACCTGCTTAAATGGTATGCCCGGGAACATGTTCTCCTTTGCCTGATACCGGCTTTTTTCATTGCCGGTGCCATCGCCGTTTTTCTCAGCCAGGAATCGGTAATGAAATATCTGGGAGCCCGGGCCAACAAGATACTGGCCTACGGGGTCGCCTCCGTTTCCGGCAGCGTGCTGGCAGTCTGTTCCTGTACGGTTTTGCCGCTTTTTGTCGGCATCTACCGCATGGGTGCCGGCCTGGGACCAGCCAGCGCCTTTCTCTATGCCGGTCCGGCAATCAATGTCTTATCTATCATTTTGACCGCCCGGGTATTAGGATACCAGCTGGGAATAGCCCGGGCTTTGGGGGCCATCCTCTTCAGCATTATTATCGGCCTGGCAATGCACTTTATTTTTCGCCGCGAAGAGCTGGAAAAAGCCAGCCTGCAAATGACTTTACCCGAACCTGAAATCAAACGACCATTATGGCAGAACGGGCTTTTTTTCGCCTCCATGATCGGCATCCTGGTATTTGCCAACTGGGGAAAGCCAACCTCTTCATCCGGGATCTGGCCGGCTATCTACACCCATAAATGGCTGATAACCGCCGGTTTTTCCCTGGCCCTGGGCATCATGCTGACTCTCTGGTTCAAAATCAGCCGCCGACAAATAATCCTGGCTGCTTTCCCGGTAATTGCCGCAGCTTTTATTTTTCCTCACCGGCCGCTTATTCCCTTCATCATCGGAATAGTTGCCCTCTCCCTGGTCACCAGCAAACGACAGGATGAAACCGGAGAATGGTTCGGCCAGACATGGGGCTTCACCAAGCAAATTCTGCCATTACTTTTTTTTGGAGTAGCCATTGCCGGCGCCCTGCTTGGTCGCCCGGGACATGAAGGATTAATTCCTTCAACCTGGGTAAACCAGGCGGTGGGAGGCAACTCTTTATCGGCAAATTTCGTTGCTTCCTTTGCCGGTGCTTTCATGTATTTCGCCACCCTGACTGAAGTCCCGATTTTACAGGGGCTGATCGGCAACGGCATGGGCAAGGGACCGGCTCTCGCCCTGCTTCTGGCGGGGCCGGCGTTGTCCCTGCCCAACATGCTGGTTATCCGCAGTGCCATGGGAACCAGAAAAACGGTTGTTTTTGTCTCGCTGGTGGTGGTCATGTCCACCATCACCGGGATGTTATATGGAACATTTTTTTAGGCGGCAAAAAATTCTCATTTTGCAAGACAGCCGAAGTGGAATGGGAAAAGGTAGAACTAAAAATATAAAAACAGGAGGAGAAAATGAAAAAGATCAAAATTTTAGGCACCGGCTGCAAAAAATGTCAGCAGCTGGCAGAAAATGCGGAATCTGCAGCGAAAAACCTTGGGATTGATTATGAGTTGGAAAAAGTAACCGATCTTAATGAAATCGTCACATTCGGGGTGATGATAACTCCGGCCATCGTCATAGATGATCAGGTCAAGGCCAGCGGCAAAGTTCTCTCACCTGATGACATCGGAAAAATGCTTGATTGAACATTGACTGCCGGGCTATGAATCCAGAAACTTCGGGAGATCCAGTTTTTTAAAACCTTTTCCCGGCAGGGCCATCAGCGTTGAGGCCCCGTGGGCCACCAGGTCTCCCTGGGCATCCACCACCCTGGCCTCAGCATAGCTGATGGTCTTCCCCGGCCGGAGGCATTGGCCCTCAGCGGTCAACAAACCGGACTGCACCGGTTTCAGGTAGTTGAGCTTGAGATCCACATTTACCAGGCCGGCATCCTCCGGCAGCCTGGCAAAAGCAGCCCAGAAGGTTGCTGTATCAATGAGCGTCGCCAGCACCCCGCCATGAGCAATACCATAGGGCTGCAGGTGGCAGTTTCCCATTTCAAGCTCCACCATTGCCTGATCCCAGGAAATAGAAATCAACTTCATCCGCATATGGTGTGGAAAAGGGCTGGATGATATCAGTTCATACAGTTTATGCAGGTACTCTTCATTCAGCTTTTGCATGGATTATCCATTAACATATATTCTCAACTTCCTGACTTGCATTGCCAGGGATATATTAGCAGGATGTTCGGGCTTGGCTCATAGCCTGTCTGCCGACAGGCAGGCGGTATTGGCCGCCGAACGAATCACACGATGTGATTCGCGGCGGACGCCTCGGAAGCCGGCCTGTCTGCGTGCGGCACGCACAGGCAGGCCATGGACGG
Proteins encoded in this window:
- a CDS encoding DUF364 domain-containing protein — translated: MDFYQDSRKFLQELIDQHRIIDETIKVISARTLTPEEAIGDPERQDFPLLKGREVMVEAVFKQTKGQAYTDMPGEFTGSVRELLTLPLKNNFQRAMYIAGLNAIMRHYDQISNTIHCRDQEPGICASQLPGYIKQHYGKPKIAFIGFQPAMIDKLKNSFELRVIDLDEDNQGGEKFGLTIEGPEKTEEVLSWGDIILATGSTSVNATADRFIHDKPVVFYGVTIAGMAAIHKLQRYCPCAH
- a CDS encoding metalloregulator ArsR/SmtB family transcription factor; translation: MIVNDPELKHRATVFKALGHPTRLFIAEELGKGERCVCELTEMVGADTSTVSRHLSVLRNAGIVKDEKRGLQVFYSLKTPCILDFSNCVQVATTQSVINFPTNRS
- a CDS encoding ABC transporter permease, which produces MSNKIFNLTLKFTTWLLVAILVLFLCAIIKEFLVSQSIRQLNFNEIRFAVKLSLLTATASSSAATIFSIPIGYYLSRYHFRFQSLVDTLLDLPLVLSPIALGAMVLIFLNTDIGHIIENLAGGIVFGVKGIMVAQFFVIIGLGIRQIKLAFEAIDPEFENIARTLGCTRFKTFQKVTLPLAGKGILSAFLLVWARAVGEFGATITIAGATTMKTETIPTAIFLSFESADIHGAAIFILILVAVSLSLLYGTRRLAA
- a CDS encoding PaaI family thioesterase, translated to MQKLNEEYLHKLYELISSSPFPHHMRMKLISISWDQAMVELEMGNCHLQPYGIAHGGVLATLIDTATFWAAFARLPEDAGLVNVDLKLNYLKPVQSGLLTAEGQCLRPGKTISYAEARVVDAQGDLVAHGASTLMALPGKGFKKLDLPKFLDS
- a CDS encoding ABC transporter ATP-binding protein, with the protein product MSLEIRNLSYAVDQFQFTKINLTITDKTYFVLLGPTGAGKSTLLKCILGINQVKTGEILLNGKNIANLAVEKRNIGYLPQNCALFPHLDVQENINFGMRMRNFPETEIKERATALLALFNINHLKNRKTTHLSGGEKQKVALARALATKPALLLLDEPFSAVDEGTKKRLWSELKKILKNVKIPVIHVTHNFEEAYSMAEQIGVMIDGGIRQVAKAQTLFERPATKKIAGFLNYRNFFSGEVHKKTAGIYSIKSRGINIVFTSETELYGIINLCIRPQDIKIINPTYPVKAELADNVYEGIIKDIILYPESALLFVKVDGSSSDDYDFELKFPLYILSRHNLYEQKRIKIALWQPNIIVFKD
- the modA gene encoding molybdate ABC transporter substrate-binding protein; translated protein: MRKLLVLLLLSLIFFACSRETSEKSLLIMCGSANRPPMKEIADLYEQETGIKVYLLYGSGGTLLSQIELTRKGDIYLPGSPDYIIKARNKNLIFPDSTRQVCYLIPTIITPKGNPKGIRTLQGLGNSGMKVGIGNPDTVCMGLYALELLEKNHQLEQVMKNVVVYGGSCSKTANLAALNKVDAIIGWRVLHFWNPDKMDFIPLEPECLPRISYIPITIPVYAQDKDESQKFIDFVISEKGKQIYQKWGYVADKAIALSFTEHATIGGECILPGKYLQLIQKR
- a CDS encoding NTP transferase domain-containing protein, with translation MKKVINITTAKHNLLKIIAELEEDIIITRDYQPVAMLSPLPRNTAQQKPALIVLAAKQCDRHTRRESITTINRSAMLFNKTIVVYSRETEPCLREFDHQNLLVIETEKKEHPIVTSLKAGIACLDESDSFFMFSFLNKPITQDTFLRLTAAIKEAETEKKGIIIPVSAGKPSHPLIFSTKYKANIIKIRKELGIPHIIKRHKEDILYVNVEG
- a CDS encoding permease is translated as MNWKNEWKPLAIIIAVFLACFCLPVGNSTFDRAILESFYLLKWYAREHVLLCLIPAFFIAGAIAVFLSQESVMKYLGARANKILAYGVASVSGSVLAVCSCTVLPLFVGIYRMGAGLGPASAFLYAGPAINVLSIILTARVLGYQLGIARALGAILFSIIIGLAMHFIFRREELEKASLQMTLPEPEIKRPLWQNGLFFASMIGILVFANWGKPTSSSGIWPAIYTHKWLITAGFSLALGIMLTLWFKISRRQIILAAFPVIAAAFIFPHRPLIPFIIGIVALSLVTSKRQDETGEWFGQTWGFTKQILPLLFFGVAIAGALLGRPGHEGLIPSTWVNQAVGGNSLSANFVASFAGAFMYFATLTEVPILQGLIGNGMGKGPALALLLAGPALSLPNMLVIRSAMGTRKTVVFVSLVVVMSTITGMLYGTFF
- a CDS encoding thioredoxin family protein, whose translation is MKKIKILGTGCKKCQQLAENAESAAKNLGIDYELEKVTDLNEIVTFGVMITPAIVIDDQVKASGKVLSPDDIGKMLD